Genomic window (bacterium):
CCAAGTTCATTCCCGCCAGCGGTCCGCACGACAGCGGCACGTTGTGGCTGATCTATGCGTTCATCGCGATGATTACGCCCATCGGTCTGCTGATCGGAAGAAAATGGGTGCAGCGGGGAGTCGAGTACAAGAGATAGAGCGGTGATCTTCAGTCGGAGCGGGCGCAAATCCGCTCCGATTCCATAGGACGGATCATGCCTTACATTCAGACGATTGAACCGGAAGAGGCCGAAGGCAATCTGGCGGATGTCTACTTGGAGATTGCGCGGACTCGCGGTCGGGTAGCCAACATCTACAAGCTGCACAGTCTCGATCCCGATTCGCTGCGCGCACATCGCGATATGTATTTCGCGGCGATGTTCTCCGAGGGAGGATTGTCGCGGCTCGAACGGGAGGCGATTGCGGTGGCGGTGTCGGTGGCCAACGATTGCCACTATTGACTGCACCACCATGCCGACGCGTTGCGTCAGGCCGGTGCATCCGAAGATTTCGTGCAATGTCTGATAGACGGCGAGGAACCCGACGATCAGCCGAAACGCCTGCAGCGACTCGTCTATTTCGCCCGCAAGCTCACGCTCCTACCGAATTCGATGAAAAGACAGGACGTCGAGGACTTGCGCATCTGCGGGCTGAGTGATCTGGAGATTCTGCAGGCCGTGCAGATCGCCGCCTACTACAACTACGTCAACCGCTTTGCCGACGCACTGGGCGTGGAAATCGAGAAGGATGAAGGATGAAGGATGAAGGCGGAAGGATGAAGAGCTTATCCAGAACATCGAGAAGCTGGCACGAATCTTCCCGGTGGTGACTCTCCAGAGTCACCCCTCATGAAACCTTTCAACGCCGAGTAGCGCCACCTGCTTGTA
Coding sequences:
- a CDS encoding carboxymuconolactone decarboxylase family protein, with the protein product MPYIQTIEPEEAEGNLADVYLEIARTRGRVANIYKLHSLDPDSLRAHRDMYFAAMFSEGGLSRLEREAIAVAVSVANDCHY